From Molothrus aeneus isolate 106 chromosome 18, BPBGC_Maene_1.0, whole genome shotgun sequence, a single genomic window includes:
- the LOC136564227 gene encoding dynein light chain 1, cytoplasmic: MSDRKAVIKNADMSEEMQQDAVECATQALEKYNIEKDIAAHIKKEFDKKYNPTWHCIVGRNFGSYVTHETKHFIYFYLGQVAILLFKSG, from the exons ATGAGTGATCGAAAGGCAGTGATCAAAAATGCGGACATGTCAGAGGAGATGCAGCAAGATGCTGTGGAATGTGCAACTCAAGCCTTAGAGAAATACAACATCGAGAAGGATATCGCTGCTCACATAAAGAAG GAGTTTGACAAGAAATACAATCCCACTTGGCACTGCATCGTGGGAAGGAATTTTGGCAGCTATGTGACTCATGAGACCAAGCACTTCATCTACTTCTACCTCGGCCAAGTCGCTATTCTTCTGTTCAAGTCTGGCTAG